Proteins encoded within one genomic window of Oryza glaberrima chromosome 12, OglaRS2, whole genome shotgun sequence:
- the LOC127757895 gene encoding disease resistance protein PIK6-NP-like isoform X1 produces the protein MASALTGVMTSVINKLTALLGKEYMKLKGVQGEVEFMKDELSSMNALLHRLAEEDQHLDLQTKEWRNQVREMSYDIEDCIDDFMHHLGHTGIAESAGLVHRMAQLLKTLRVRHQIANQIEKLKARVEDASKRRLRYKLDERTFNLSTAGAIDPRLPSLYAESDGLVGIEQSRDVVIKLLTEGEGASSQKLKVISIVGPGGLGKTTLANEVFRKLESQFQCRAFVSLSQQPDVKKIVRNIYCQVSQQDYGSIDIWDEEKLIKATREFLTNKRYFVVIDDIWSTQAWKTIKCALFVNNCGSRIMTTTRNMAIAKSCCTPDHDRVFEIMPLNIDSSKSLFLKRIFGSKDVCIPQLDEVCYEILKKCGGSPLAIITIASLLANKANTKEEWERVCNSIGSTLQKDPDVEEMRRILSLSYDDLPQHLKTCLLYLSIFPEDYEIERDRLVKRWIAEGFITTEGGHDLKEIGDCYFNDLINRSMIEPVKIRCDGRVCSCRVHDMILDLLTCKSTEENFATFMGGQNQKLALQGKVRRLSLNYYTQDHIMVPSTAIISHCRSLSIFGYAEQKPPLSMFPVLRVLDIENGEDMESSYTKHIRKLIQLKYLRLNVRSVAELPEQLGELQNLQTLDLRRTNIRKLPESFVRLQNLTSLRVNNLELPEGIGHLHALQELTEIRISQDCLASSLLELRSLTKLRFFGLRWCITQAHIDYKVFADNLVSSLRKLGRLNLRTICILGYYACSIEFLLDSWFPSPHLLQSFAMGMNYHFPRVPSWIASLDNLTCLEINIDLVDEKVIQILGDLPVLIFLWLTSKEAGPNERLVIRSNMFVCLKEFHFTCWRNWEGLMFEAGAMAKVEMLRVSFDAGGSVLDFGIQHLASLRHLIVEIVCGGATLREVEALEDAIRHSADLLPWHPAVEVRTWDEEKMVKEEVQIMAEEKIHTNS, from the exons ATGGCAAGTGCCTTGACGGGAGTGATGACGTCCGTCATCAACAAGCTCACTGCTCTTCTTGGGAAGGAGTACATGAAGCTGAAAGGAGTACAGGGGGAGGTGGAGTTTATGAAAGATGAGCTGAGCAGCATGAATGCTCTCCTTCATAGGCTGGCGGAGGAGGACCAACACCTTGATTTGCAGACGAAAGAGTGGCGTAACCAAGTGCGCGAAATGTCTTATGACATTGAGGACTGTATCGATGACTTCATGCATCACCTTGGCCATACTGGCATTGCTGAGTCTGCAGGGCTTGTCCATAGGATGGCCCAACTCCTTAAGACTCTGAGGGTGCGCCACCAAATTGCCAACCAAATCGAGAAGCTCAAAGCACGTGTTGAAGATGCAAGCAAGCGGCGATTGAGGTATAAGCTTGATGAGCGCACCTTCAATCTTAGTACTGCAGGGGCCATTGACCCCCGGTTACCTTCTCTATATGCTGAGTCAGACGGGCTTGTTGGAATTGAACAATCAAGGGATGTGGTTATCAAGTTGCTGACGGAGGGAGAGGGTGCATCATCGCAGAAGCTAAAGGTGATATCCATTGTGGGTCCTGGAGGTCTAGGTAAAACTACACTTGCGAATGAGGTGTTTCGCAAACTAGAGAGCCAGTTCCAGTGTCGAGCTTTTGTTTCTCTGTCACAGCAGCCTGATGTAAAGAAGATTGTAAGAAACATATACTGTCAAGTCAGCCAGCAGGATTATGGTAGCATAGATATATGGGATGAGGAAAAGCTGATAAAAGCAACCCGAGAATTCCTAACGAACAAGAG GTACTTTGTCGTCATTGATGATATATGGAGTACTCAAGCATGGAAGACCATAAAATGTGCTTTATTTGTGAATAATTGTGGAAGCAGAATAATGACGACAACACGCAATATGGCAATAGCCAAGTCATGTTGCACTCCTGACCATGATCGTGTCTTTGAAATAATGCCTCTTAATATAGATAGCTCGAAGAGTTTGTTTTTGAAACGAATATTTGGCTCAAAGGATGTGTGCATTCCTCAATTGGATGAGGTTTGCtatgaaatattgaaaaaatGTGGCGGGTCGCCATTGGCTATTATTACAATAGCTAGCTTATTGGCTAATAAAGCTAATACCAAGGAAGAATGGGAAAGGGTGTGTAATTCTATCGGTTCAACACTGCAAAAAGATCCTGATGTAGAAGAGATGAGAAGGATATTATCGTTGAGCTATGATGATCTTCCCCAACATTTGAAGACATGCTTACTGTATCTAAGCATATTTCCAGAAGATTATGAGATTGAGAGGGATCGACTAGTAAAGAGGTGGATTGCTGAAGGATTCATTACTACAGAAGGGGGACATGACTTGAAGGAAATAGGAGACTGTTATTTTAATGATCTTATCAATAGAAGCATGATTGAACCGGTGAAAATCCGATGTGATGGTCGAGTTTGTTCCTGCCGAGTCCATGATATGATTCTTGATCTCCTTACATGCAAGTCAACTGAAGAAAATTTTGCCACCTTCATGGGTGGCCAAAATCAGAAATTAGCGCTACAGGGTAAGGTTCGTCGGCTCTCTCTCAACTATTATACTCAAGATCACATCATGGTTCCATCGACAGCGATCATTTCACATTGCCGATCTCTCAGTATTTTTGGGTATGCTGAACAGAAGCCTCCTCTTTCAATGTTCCCAGTTCTTCGTGTACTTGATATAGAAAATGGTGAAGATATGGAAAGCAGCTATACCAAACACATAAGGAAGCTGATTCAGTTGAAATACCTGCGACTGAATGTAAGAAGCGTAGCTGAACTTCCTGAACAACTTGGAGAGCTACAAAATTTGCAGACTCTTGATCTCAGACGGACAAACATAAGAAAATTGCCAGAGAGCTTCGTTCGTCTGCAAAATTTGACATCTTTGCGTGTCAATAATCTGGAATTGCCTGAAGGAATTGGACATCTGCATGCTCTGCAGGAGCTAACAGAGATCAGAATCAGCCAGGACTGCTTGGCATCTTCCTTGTTGGAGCTAAGAAGTCTGACGAAGCTGAGGTTTTTTGGGCTACGCTGGTGCATCACCCAAGCACACATCGACTACAAAGTTTTCGCCGATAATTTGGTGTCATCACTTCGCAAACTGGGCAGACTCAACCTTCGAACAATATGCATCCTGGGTTATTATGCGTGTTCCATAGAGTTCTTGTTGGATTCATGGTTCCCCTCCCCTCATCTCCTCCAATCATTTGCGATGGGCATGAACTATCATTTCCCCCGAGTCCCATCCTGGATCGCATCACTTGACAACCTCACTTGCTTAGAAATCAACATAGACCTGGTGGATGAAAAAGTGATACAGATTCTTGGGGATTTACCTGTTCTGATATTTCTGTGGCTGACATCAAAAGAAGCAGGTCCCAATGAAAGGCTCGTCATAAGAAGCAACATGTTTGTATGCCTGAAGGAGTTCCACTTCACCTGCTGGAGAAATTGGGAAGGGCTGATGTTTGAAGCTGGGGCAATGGCAAAGGTTGAGATGCTGCGGGTTTCGTTCGACGCCGGTGGCAGTGTTCTTGATTTCGGCATCCAGCACCTGGCTTCCCTCAGGCATCTCATCGTCGAGATCGTCTGTGGCGGTGCGACGCTTCGGGAGGTGGAAGCACTGGAAGATGCCATTAGGCACTCAGCTGATCTCCTTCCATGGCACCCAGCAGTTGAAGTTCGAACTTGGGATGAAGAAAAGATGGTGAAGGAGGAGGTGCAAATCATGGCTGAAGAGAAGATCCACACAAACAGCTAA
- the LOC127757895 gene encoding disease resistance protein PIK6-NP-like isoform X2, giving the protein MASALTGVMTSVINKLTALLGKEYMKLKGVQGEVEFMKDELSSMNALLHRLAEEDQHLDLQTKEWRNQVREMSYDIEDCIDDFMHHLGHTGIAESAGLVHRMAQLLKTLRVRHQIANQIEKLKARVEDASKRRLRDVVIKLLTEGEGASSQKLKVISIVGPGGLGKTTLANEVFRKLESQFQCRAFVSLSQQPDVKKIVRNIYCQVSQQDYGSIDIWDEEKLIKATREFLTNKRYFVVIDDIWSTQAWKTIKCALFVNNCGSRIMTTTRNMAIAKSCCTPDHDRVFEIMPLNIDSSKSLFLKRIFGSKDVCIPQLDEVCYEILKKCGGSPLAIITIASLLANKANTKEEWERVCNSIGSTLQKDPDVEEMRRILSLSYDDLPQHLKTCLLYLSIFPEDYEIERDRLVKRWIAEGFITTEGGHDLKEIGDCYFNDLINRSMIEPVKIRCDGRVCSCRVHDMILDLLTCKSTEENFATFMGGQNQKLALQGKVRRLSLNYYTQDHIMVPSTAIISHCRSLSIFGYAEQKPPLSMFPVLRVLDIENGEDMESSYTKHIRKLIQLKYLRLNVRSVAELPEQLGELQNLQTLDLRRTNIRKLPESFVRLQNLTSLRVNNLELPEGIGHLHALQELTEIRISQDCLASSLLELRSLTKLRFFGLRWCITQAHIDYKVFADNLVSSLRKLGRLNLRTICILGYYACSIEFLLDSWFPSPHLLQSFAMGMNYHFPRVPSWIASLDNLTCLEINIDLVDEKVIQILGDLPVLIFLWLTSKEAGPNERLVIRSNMFVCLKEFHFTCWRNWEGLMFEAGAMAKVEMLRVSFDAGGSVLDFGIQHLASLRHLIVEIVCGGATLREVEALEDAIRHSADLLPWHPAVEVRTWDEEKMVKEEVQIMAEEKIHTNS; this is encoded by the exons ATGGCAAGTGCCTTGACGGGAGTGATGACGTCCGTCATCAACAAGCTCACTGCTCTTCTTGGGAAGGAGTACATGAAGCTGAAAGGAGTACAGGGGGAGGTGGAGTTTATGAAAGATGAGCTGAGCAGCATGAATGCTCTCCTTCATAGGCTGGCGGAGGAGGACCAACACCTTGATTTGCAGACGAAAGAGTGGCGTAACCAAGTGCGCGAAATGTCTTATGACATTGAGGACTGTATCGATGACTTCATGCATCACCTTGGCCATACTGGCATTGCTGAGTCTGCAGGGCTTGTCCATAGGATGGCCCAACTCCTTAAGACTCTGAGGGTGCGCCACCAAATTGCCAACCAAATCGAGAAGCTCAAAGCACGTGTTGAAGATGCAAGCAAGCGGCGATTGAG GGATGTGGTTATCAAGTTGCTGACGGAGGGAGAGGGTGCATCATCGCAGAAGCTAAAGGTGATATCCATTGTGGGTCCTGGAGGTCTAGGTAAAACTACACTTGCGAATGAGGTGTTTCGCAAACTAGAGAGCCAGTTCCAGTGTCGAGCTTTTGTTTCTCTGTCACAGCAGCCTGATGTAAAGAAGATTGTAAGAAACATATACTGTCAAGTCAGCCAGCAGGATTATGGTAGCATAGATATATGGGATGAGGAAAAGCTGATAAAAGCAACCCGAGAATTCCTAACGAACAAGAG GTACTTTGTCGTCATTGATGATATATGGAGTACTCAAGCATGGAAGACCATAAAATGTGCTTTATTTGTGAATAATTGTGGAAGCAGAATAATGACGACAACACGCAATATGGCAATAGCCAAGTCATGTTGCACTCCTGACCATGATCGTGTCTTTGAAATAATGCCTCTTAATATAGATAGCTCGAAGAGTTTGTTTTTGAAACGAATATTTGGCTCAAAGGATGTGTGCATTCCTCAATTGGATGAGGTTTGCtatgaaatattgaaaaaatGTGGCGGGTCGCCATTGGCTATTATTACAATAGCTAGCTTATTGGCTAATAAAGCTAATACCAAGGAAGAATGGGAAAGGGTGTGTAATTCTATCGGTTCAACACTGCAAAAAGATCCTGATGTAGAAGAGATGAGAAGGATATTATCGTTGAGCTATGATGATCTTCCCCAACATTTGAAGACATGCTTACTGTATCTAAGCATATTTCCAGAAGATTATGAGATTGAGAGGGATCGACTAGTAAAGAGGTGGATTGCTGAAGGATTCATTACTACAGAAGGGGGACATGACTTGAAGGAAATAGGAGACTGTTATTTTAATGATCTTATCAATAGAAGCATGATTGAACCGGTGAAAATCCGATGTGATGGTCGAGTTTGTTCCTGCCGAGTCCATGATATGATTCTTGATCTCCTTACATGCAAGTCAACTGAAGAAAATTTTGCCACCTTCATGGGTGGCCAAAATCAGAAATTAGCGCTACAGGGTAAGGTTCGTCGGCTCTCTCTCAACTATTATACTCAAGATCACATCATGGTTCCATCGACAGCGATCATTTCACATTGCCGATCTCTCAGTATTTTTGGGTATGCTGAACAGAAGCCTCCTCTTTCAATGTTCCCAGTTCTTCGTGTACTTGATATAGAAAATGGTGAAGATATGGAAAGCAGCTATACCAAACACATAAGGAAGCTGATTCAGTTGAAATACCTGCGACTGAATGTAAGAAGCGTAGCTGAACTTCCTGAACAACTTGGAGAGCTACAAAATTTGCAGACTCTTGATCTCAGACGGACAAACATAAGAAAATTGCCAGAGAGCTTCGTTCGTCTGCAAAATTTGACATCTTTGCGTGTCAATAATCTGGAATTGCCTGAAGGAATTGGACATCTGCATGCTCTGCAGGAGCTAACAGAGATCAGAATCAGCCAGGACTGCTTGGCATCTTCCTTGTTGGAGCTAAGAAGTCTGACGAAGCTGAGGTTTTTTGGGCTACGCTGGTGCATCACCCAAGCACACATCGACTACAAAGTTTTCGCCGATAATTTGGTGTCATCACTTCGCAAACTGGGCAGACTCAACCTTCGAACAATATGCATCCTGGGTTATTATGCGTGTTCCATAGAGTTCTTGTTGGATTCATGGTTCCCCTCCCCTCATCTCCTCCAATCATTTGCGATGGGCATGAACTATCATTTCCCCCGAGTCCCATCCTGGATCGCATCACTTGACAACCTCACTTGCTTAGAAATCAACATAGACCTGGTGGATGAAAAAGTGATACAGATTCTTGGGGATTTACCTGTTCTGATATTTCTGTGGCTGACATCAAAAGAAGCAGGTCCCAATGAAAGGCTCGTCATAAGAAGCAACATGTTTGTATGCCTGAAGGAGTTCCACTTCACCTGCTGGAGAAATTGGGAAGGGCTGATGTTTGAAGCTGGGGCAATGGCAAAGGTTGAGATGCTGCGGGTTTCGTTCGACGCCGGTGGCAGTGTTCTTGATTTCGGCATCCAGCACCTGGCTTCCCTCAGGCATCTCATCGTCGAGATCGTCTGTGGCGGTGCGACGCTTCGGGAGGTGGAAGCACTGGAAGATGCCATTAGGCACTCAGCTGATCTCCTTCCATGGCACCCAGCAGTTGAAGTTCGAACTTGGGATGAAGAAAAGATGGTGAAGGAGGAGGTGCAAATCATGGCTGAAGAGAAGATCCACACAAACAGCTAA